In Lolium perenne isolate Kyuss_39 chromosome 5, Kyuss_2.0, whole genome shotgun sequence, the sequence TCAATAATTTCTGAATAGTCAAATCTGGAACAATAATATGCGGTGACTATACTGCTTATTTAAGTCAACTAGTAGTTGTTTCTTCCTTTTAAATTCCTTGACCATGAGATATTATAGGAACTATTTCACAATCTTAATAAAAATAATCTCTTTGGAGATTGTACTGGATGAACTATGGTCTGTTGAGATTCGCCCACGGATCAATCACATAAAACTAGACTAACACACACACGCAAAAAACTCGTGGCCAGGGACACGTATCGTGCCCTTCTTTTTCTCTTTATTTCTCAACTTGCGGTTACAACTTCACGCTAGACCTGTATATAAAGAACCAAGACCTAGCTAGAACCTGCCGACCCAAACTTGGACACGCCTATTCCTAACCGAGCTAGACTCTGAACTGGACTAGTCCTAACACGACACGGACAGACTCAGATCCTAGTATACAACCAGCTTAGGAAACTACCTAGGAATCCTTGCCTTAAACTACCAAGTTGTGAAACACACACAACTAGCTAGCTATGACCAACACTAGGACTTACACGTGGTAACTAAACAAACTTTGATCAAGATTAAGCTAACAATCTCTTCCTAATCTTGATCGACGACTTTTGTCTTCGGTGCTTTCTCTGATCTTGATTCCTTGCATATCCGCGTCTTGTCTAAGTCTCGCTCCACGACAAGTTTAATTGGCTCTCCCCAATTTTGACTTGGCGAATTTACGGAACAATTCAAACATGATCCGGACTACCCAGCCACGCTAGCAACCGTGGAACACACCGTCCACCCTAGCACAATACATGCCGACTACCTCGTGGACTACACCATCCACTCCAGCCTCATGTAGAGACAGGTCCTCATTAAAGAGACTCCCCTTCACTGGTTTACCGCCCCCTTCACACTTGACATTGATCCTCTCGTCGAGACACATAGACGAGTTGGTTGAGGCACGCTGACAGCTACCCGCTATCGTCTTGTTGCGTCTTCGCCCATGGTGATACACCTCACCTGTGGACAGTCCCTCAACCTCCACACGCTTCAACTGCAACGGATCCTCACAGAGACAAGCACTTGGACACAACGACGACTCACAGACTCGACGACGACCGCACGTGTAGACGTGCGCACACTTGACTCTTTGACTCATCGGACTCCTCCGAAGACGACCTTGACGAAACTCCCGGATGACGATCTTGATGAGACTCCCGTACCGCACCTTGGCACCACCTCTCCATCAACGATCATCCACCTCCGCCTCGCCGACAATAACACCCCGCCGCCCCTTCCGTGTCGCTCCGCTGAGCAACAATCGCCCGCAGCCATGCTGACGACAGCTTGCTCGCCGTCTCCACCCGGCCGCTCCGCCGAGCAACGGTCGCCTGCCCCGAGGCGCTAGTAGGGTCGCCTCCCCGGGGCAAGCGTTGCTTCAAATCTtcgacctcgctctgataccaattgttgagATTCGCCCACGGATCAATCACATAAAACTAGACTAACACACACACGCAAAAAACTCGTGGCCAGGGACACGTATCGTGCCCTTCTTTTTCTCTTTATTTCTCAACTTGCGGTTACAACTTCACGCTAGACCTGTATATAAAGAACCAAGACCTAGCTAGAACCTGCCGACCCAAACTTGGACACGCCTATTCCTAACCGAGCTAGACTCTGAACTGGACTAGTCCTAACACGACACGGACAGACTCAGATCCTAGTATACAACCAGCTTAGGAAACTACCTAGGAATCCTTGCCTTAAACTACCAAGTTGTGAAACACACACAACTAGCTAGCTATGACCAACACTAGGACTTACACGTGGTAACTAAACAAACTTTGATCAAGATTAAGCTAACATGGTCTCACACATTATTATCAAAAAGAAATGAAAAAACTGTTTGAGACATTTTTATCATTTTTTTCTATAGTATATAAGTTGCAAGTTAGTTAAGCAAACCTTAATACAAGAGATCCATTTTGATGCTTTTGCAGTAGAGCTGCAGGAATTGATCCACTGAGTTTGTTGCTTGACAAATCACTGTGGAAACATATGTGTTAAATATACTAGTGCTACATATTGTAAAGTGAATGAAGCAAAGAGGTATACTTACAGGTATGTGAGCGATGGCATTTGCGCTAGAAATTCAGGTATTGGTCCAGAAAGGTTGTTATTGGACAGGTCCCTGGAATTACAATTCTTATGAAAGTTCTCTAACAAGTATAACAAATAATCTACTGGAAAAATTTAAAGATATTTTTCTTCAAGTTTTATAGTGAAATTAGCTGCtaatattttttttttcaaattttagcTGCTAAATTTTAGAAGGTTACGAGAACCTGAAGGTGTTCTTAAAGCTATAACTTACAAGCTTAATGTGCTGTATGATGATATTAGCACTTACAAGTATTGGAGGGATCTTAGATCACCGAAAGATGGATCAACTCCACCGTTCAATACACTAGATGGCAATTTTCTGCACCAAGTCCAATGGTATATTAATACTAGGATATGGAGGATATGAAAAAAGCTTTATTCTTAATCTTTCAGTGCAAGCATGCATTCACAGTTGTTCCGCACTTTGCCATTAGTTCTGTTACTTTTGTAGTAACTTACAAAGCTGTAATCGATGCAGGGCCAGATGAAGAATAACTGCAATTCAGGCCATCCCAGGCAAATGCTTTCGGTGCACAAGGATCACCCATCCAGTTTTTCTTCAGCATGTACGTCGTGCGAATTTCCATCATGGCTTTGGCTGTTAATATGGAAAAAGGAGAAGGTATTTCTGAAGCTCCACTTTATGCTATCCAGAACAAATAATACAACACTGTTGGACTTTTAATCTTAACCCCAATTAAGATCATTGACAATGCAGCACTGTGTTGTAGTGTTACATACCGTCTCCATTGTCCGTACCAAGCTCAGTCATATTCCGCACCGAGTATATCTCGAACGCGTTCAGGATGGGCGGGAGCGTGGCATCTGGCGTGGCGACAAGTGAGACAGCGTGCTGGCCTGACCCCTGAACCACCACCCTTTCCACAACCTCTGCAGACAGGTACTTTGGTGTGTAACTCCGGCTGCCATTCCATGAGGCGCCGTCGATGAGGATGTCGAATCGCCTCAGCGCGTTTCCAGGCAACTGTTGCAGCTCCGCGAAGTATAGCAGCAGAAGGTATGATGTGCTGCTGTTGTCATTGATCATGGAGGGGTCTGGGCTCCATGACAAGTCGAGCTGGGTACCGTTCACTGGAGTGGCGGCGCTCTGCATTACCACCGTAGGCACGTTGAAGCTGTTGGAGTTTGAGACATCAACAGTGTCCGCAGTTGTTATGTTGGTCCATGCAGTTACATCGCCGTAGGACTGCCAGATACGGTCGTGTTGATCAAAAGGGTATCTGTTGGTAATGAACGGAATCTGGTGTGAGAAAATTGCTAAGAATTGCAAATGGCGTGACCACTACAGTTAGCAGAATTCTGCAAAATCGCCAGAGTAGTATATTGGTTGACAAACTTGATTCTTGAATGACCATAAAATGGCACATTTGGTTTGGCGTTACAAAAGGTTGCCATGTCATTGTACTTAGCAGCTCATTCAAGAATTGAAGTGCAAAAAAAAAATTTCTTGTGAAAATTTTGCCTATTAGAACAAGCTGGTGGTCAATGGCCATCTGTCAGTTTGACCGCATTTCAGGGGGTAACTGCATGTTAGTGTCTACTGGGACCTTGAAGTTGTGATAATATTAAAAACCTTGTGTTGTAAAAAATGAAAGTATTCTACCCCAAAAATTAACAATATATAATCTGTGTTTGACACTGCTAACCTATCTTCCAGTGTGGCGTGCATAATAAATTATAACGTAAGCTATGTACTAGATAAATTAAAATGCAGCATGAGCTCAGCATGAACATGGTAACTTCCTCGTGTCTCCATATTACACAGTAGTATTTTAAAGCTTTTACTGTGTAGTTGTGCAAGAAAAAATGTCGATATAAATGGAATTTGGACCTCTATCTTAATCATCACTGGAAGAAATTTGTTCATCTAAACGGAAAACAAGGAATGGTGTCGTAAGCTGGAATGGTGTGTTGGCTGTGAGCAAAGAAGTCAACATGACCCATTGTTTTACGTTAGGAGTAATCAGCAGGCAACTATAATATGCATCCGTGGTCATCACCGGCCGGACTCACCTGTATATTCTATAGGAACTGGCCGGCCGCCAGAAGTGGTACCGGTTCAAGGCGAATCTCGCCGCCGGCCGGCGCAGGCTGAGCAGAAACATCGACTGGTTCACGGTGGCCTCCGGGTACATGGCGGCCTTGAGCGGCCGTAGGTCAAGTCCGGAGATGAAAGGCGTACCCTGCCCTATGTCCACAAGGCACACCTGCAGAAGTAATTGTCATCGAGTTTCATGCACCAACTTGAAAGTTTAAATTGGCAAGTCTGTCAAGAGGTGTAAACAAACACACCTGCAGGAAGTCGGCCGGCGACACGGTGACGGCCTCAAGGATGACAGTGTCGTCGGCGGCGGTGAAGTTGACGGTGGCCCAGGGGTTGACTCcgaggtggaggtggaaggtgggCAGCGTGTTGGACGAGTCGTAGTTGCCGTAGTAGAAGCTGCACCTGACGATGTACCTGGCTCCCGGCGAGAGCCCCTGGAGCGTGTAACAGCTGCGCGCCCTGGCACCGGCACCGGTGGTGGGGAAGTAGCGGACGTTGAGGTAGCGCGGCGCGAGGTCTCGGTCGCTGTAGGGCGGGTTGATGCCGGCGTTGGTCCCCGCTCCGGCGTCGACGAAACCGGCGTCGGAGACGTACCTGAGGCCCCGGGTGGACTCGTCGGGGTAGCTGGTGCCGTTGGTGATGCCGCAGTCGATGCTGATGAAACCTAGAGCGTCGGGCTGGCCATGGCCGGGTGACACGGACcatagcaggaggaggaggaggaagagtagCAGCCGAGGACAAGGTGTAGCCGTTGCTGGCGCCATGGCTGCATGCACGTTGCTGTTTCTCTCCTGATGAATGATGTCCTACCGTCTTTAGTGAAGTCAAAGCCTCGTATACTTGGGCCGGCTGGCCGGCCGGCGAGAGGTTGGTGGCAAAGTTTGGTTGGGCGCGCCGCTCCGGTGATTGTGCTTGCAGGTCAACGTCGTATGTGCGTTGCATGTGTTGAAGTTATCCGCGGCGAGAAGGACGGGGAATTTCGATGGTGTAGCTGCTCACAAGTCAGAAGTCAACCGAAAGGACGTTAATTTAAGATACCAATGTATCTACAGCTAAATGTTATTGTTCAGATACATCCAAATCTAGATAAAACCAAGTCAATTTTTTTTGAACAGAGGTAGTATAAGAGAGTACCGCAACTACCCACTACGGAAACCGCTGTAGTGTGTGACAGACTTTGCCGTGTGCCACATAGACTGGAACACAGACAAAAACATGATTTGCCATGTTCCAACTAACCAAACACACGGCAAAGAACCGGCATGGCAACATTCTGAAAAACACACGGTGAAGGAAGTAGACAATGGTAAAGGTCTAGAAATACACATGGCGAGAACTAGCACACGGTGAAGCCTAGCTAAGCACACGAGAAATGTTTCAGCGTGGCAACCACTGGAGACATGTGTCCGCAATGATAGCATGAGCTGTTACAACGGGGGCTCTTCTTTGCCGTGTGTCACCTAACGGACACACAACAAAGATTCAAGGGCCACGTAGACTTCCTCCTCTTGCTCCTTCCTCCTTTCGCTTTTCCGTGGCTAAGTTGTTTTTGCAAAATAAGTATCAATATATCTAAGAAGCTTACAATTTTAAATGTTGTAGGCACAACCTTCGTTTGGATCCAACAATATGCCGCTTGCTAGGTTGGTAATCAGGAGTAACCCCCGCCGACATCTCATATGGCGGGTCCACATATCTTTGACAATCCGAATTTGGCTAGAAAGCTCAGACTCTAGGTTAGTTCTCCTACACTTGTGCCTCGCGCACTACTAAGTCTCTTTCATCTATTTTTTCTTCATAGTACTTGTGAAAATTTAGCCATAGATTTTGAACTTGGAGTTCTCCTATGCTGTTGTGCCTCGCACATATGTCTGTTTACTTGTCGTGTTTACTAGCATGtgactcacttgtagaatttcatCCCATATAACTTGTTCATAGTGCCATTGCTATGTTCCTTTACTTGTTCCATTTTAATTGTCACATATATGTCCCTTTACTTGTCTCGTTTCCACTTGTAGAATTCCATGCCATAGAACTTGTCCATATTGCCATTGCTATGTTCCTTGTCTCATTTTAATCGTCGCATATATATCCTTTACTTGTCCCATTTACTCTCATGTGACCCGCTTGTAGAATTCCATGCCATTGAACTTGTCCATGTTGTGAATCTCATGATTTTGCTTTTGAACTTGTAGTACTTCCATGTTGTGGCCTTCATGTGCATCAAGGACGTTGATCTTTGCCATTGTGGCCATCACCGTGTGGAGTTTGTGTCGATGGACTTGTTTGTATAATGTTTGATGCAATGATGGACTTATAAACTTGTTTGTACCATATTAATTTGCATCATTTGTTGTCCTATATTCGCGAGTCAAGTGAAAATACTGTCAAACGCtatatatcatttgttgaaatGCAGGGttgaaacaaaaataaacaaaaaacTGTGAAAATTGGACCTTTGCTGTGTGTATGCATACTGCAAAGAAGCCAAATGATTTTCGCTGTCTGTATACAAACGACAGAGGAGATACATGGAAGTGGCATGTGCAATCGGAACGTGCCTGGTCGAACTGGGAAGGGCCTTTCCCTGTGCCAGTCCAGTAGACACACGGCAAAGCCACAACCTTTTGCAGTGTGTCGGCCCAGTTGACACACAATAAAGAAGGGGCACACGTGGCACTGTGCCGCCGTGCGTGACACGGGGAACACGGCTCAGTTTGAATCTTTCTCGGAGCGCCTCGCGCCAAACCGTCAAGTCCAGTTATCTGTGCCGTGCACACGAAAATACACATGCCAAAGGCTTTTGTTGTGCACACGACAAAAATTCTTTGCCGTACCAA encodes:
- the LOC127299214 gene encoding putative leucine-rich repeat receptor-like protein kinase At2g19210; amino-acid sequence: MAPATATPCPRLLLFLLLLLLWSVSPGHGQPDALGFISIDCGITNGTSYPDESTRGLRYVSDAGFVDAGAGTNAGINPPYSDRDLAPRYLNVRYFPTTGAGARARSCYTLQGLSPGARYIVRCSFYYGNYDSSNTLPTFHLHLGVNPWATVNFTAADDTVILEAVTVSPADFLQVCLVDIGQGTPFISGLDLRPLKAAMYPEATVNQSMFLLSLRRPAARFALNRYHFWRPASSYRIYRYPFDQHDRIWQSYGDVTAWTNITTADTVDVSNSNSFNVPTVVMQSAATPVNGTQLDLSWSPDPSMINDNSSTSYLLLLYFAELQQLPGNALRRFDILIDGASWNGSRSYTPKYLSAEVVERVVVQGSGQHAVSLVATPDATLPPILNAFEIYSVRNMTELGTDNGDAKAMMEIRTTYMLKKNWMGDPCAPKAFAWDGLNCSYSSSGPASITALKLPSSVLNGGVDPSFGDLRSLQYLDLSNNNLSGPIPEFLAQMPSLTYLDLSSNKLSGSIPAALLQKHQNGSLVLRIDNNANICDNGASKCAQDGKEKNRTLVVAVAVPIAVATVLFVGAILILHRRRNKQDTWMENNARLNSHRERSNIFENRQFSYKELKLITANFREEIGRGGFGAVYLGYLENESPVAVKIRSQTSTQGDKEFQSEAQHLSRVHHRNLVSLIGYCKDKKHLALVYEYMHGGDLEGCLRGEASLATPLSWHRRLKIALDSAQGLEYLHKSCQPPLIHRDVKTKNILLSADLEAKISDFGLMKVFADEFMTHITTQPAGTLGYLDPEYYNTAHLSEKSDVYSFGVVLLELITGQSPAVSTSDTESIHIATWVRQKLSEGNIESIADSKMGKEYDVNSVWKVTELALRCKEQPSRERPTMADVVAELKECLELEVSRGIGSYSSVTSSTNNLNATSADLHSDAQASDLRQESIIELGQVGDDSPTHTGPVPR